In Podarcis raffonei isolate rPodRaf1 chromosome 8, rPodRaf1.pri, whole genome shotgun sequence, the genomic window TTAATGCAACACCCCTGTCCCCTGCACACAGGAAACATGGGCCTCTTCATATCTTGATGCTATTAGAACAGAGACCTAACAAAAGGCTACAGGGACCTACCAAAGTTCCTCCAGGCCCCCTAACTTCCGATGCAGGCATATtggtttaaaaaggaaaaacactAAGAAAGATTAATTCCTCCTAAACTAAGCATGGACTGACTGATTCATACACTCAACCAGCCCACCCGTGGCCCCCAGCCTCAAATAAAAGTTCACTTCCGATTTAAAGAAAGCCCACATTCCTCCTGATGGGAGAGGCGCGCGTCCCACAAGCTCGCAGGAGCCCTCATCCTGAGATCAGAGTTTACTTTTGTTTTAAAGCGACCCTCcctcctgttttaaaagaaagccGACTTCCTGCAGGGTAGGGACCCTTCCCCACCAGCGGCCCCGGTTTCTCACGAGGCTGGGTTCAAGAGGGTCTGTCTGGGAGGGAGGACGTAAGTAGGAAAAGGAAGAAACGGAAggcactctccccacctccccaaaaagTCCCAAGGAGAAGGAGAGCTGCCTTCCCTTCTCAGCCCTGCGCACCTCTTTTTCTTTGGGAAGACAAGAGGGACGAGAAAACCCTATTCCACCCGTGGGGAAGCTTGGCTGCCATGCAACAACCACCCTCGGGGACAGGGGAGTCCCTCAGGCTGCTGAGAAGGGGAAGCCCCGCAACCCGCCCCCGGTGGGCACAACGGGACTTGCTTCCGAGTAAACCTGCCCAGGCTTGTCTGCCAGTCAGTCGGTCACTCACCGTTCCTGGTCGGTCTGTTGGGCTGCCTGCCGAGGGAGAGAGAGGCGGAGGCGGAatgggaagggaggagggggaagagaaagcagAGCTCCGAGTCGCCCCATTGAAAGCTGAGACAATCGCGCGCCGGCCGGGGGCCGgtcggctttaaaaaaaaaactccgAATATGCGCCTGCGTATTTGCGTTCTCCCTCCACAACCCATACATAAAAAGGAATAGGAAGGATACCAGCCAACCGTAGCTGGGGCTCTCGTGACGTCCCCGACAGCCAGCGGGAGTTGATTGGCGGCCGCGGGGAAAAAGGGGAGGGGCTAGAACCGAAGCCGAGGGGCGGGGGGAATAAAGTAATGAAGAGGGAAGGCGGGAAGAGAGGGAGGCAGTCTATCAGATCAGCGTTCCAGCCACACAGTGCATCACgtaaagttttatatatataaagttttttatatatataaagttttatatatatatagaatagaACTGGGCTGAAAAAACTTTATATAtattctgggcctgtgaataaacaagagctgtttgaaggatcgctatgtcgtctgatatgttcactcacaacaagattgctgcccgccatgcgttctatcaccggaaccaggcagagggggagtcaattaacaactacaccGCCGCCCTCCGACAGGccgcaatgcactgcgagttccgagacttagacgatgccctgatggatcgaattgtctgtggggtccgggacatccgtctgcaacggcgtctcctcgccaagccagacctcacgctgcagaaagccattgaggaggccgtggcctcggaagctgccaaacgctccgcccaggagatccgcaaggccaGCAGGCCGcttcttgctaggaagccagttccagtgcatcatgaagaggctAGCAGTGacgaggcatcctccagtgaagacgatgatgtGCACCAAACAAAGCGGGAGCACGGGAAGTTcaaacagaagtccaagggccaatcggaatgtgccggctgtggaggcaaccattcccgtgccaagtatcaattcagagacgccatctgtcggAAATGTTCCaaaaggggccacatcgctaaggtctgccgatcggctctgTCCGACACCCGCCCTTCACCGACtcacaagtccaagtcttcacttcAGTCCGCCAAGGAAAGCTCCAGtccgccaaggaaagctgtttcgctctcaccaactgccactGCCCGTccggaaccacgattggccaaacagactcgcctacgcgacgcaagctgaatgtcactgtgctcattgaaggagctccgtgtgacatggagatcgacaccgggtctgccctgtccatcgtgtcttggagcaccatcaaaagactcgtacccagagtgtccaaaaggcaacttgaCTTTCACTGcatacacctgagagactaccagggaaacgacagtcccgtggtaggcgttggccggttccggatcgccttcaaggatttttcgggcctgctccgactggtggtggttgaaggtcagcggccaagcctcccagggctagactggtttgatgtcctcagcctggaagtcaccggcatcaactccATCTCTAACACAGAGAGTGAGGgtctgatcaaagactttgctgaggtttttgacggcactttgggtCAATATACAGGtatgcccatctcctttagccttgatccacaagtcacccccatcaagctaaagccacgccagGTTCcgtttgctctcaaggctaaggtggaagaacaactggacaagctgattgcccaaggagttttggagctggTTGACCAcaccaagtgggaaacccccatcgtcacacCTGTCAAGCCAGATAGGTTGGTGAGAATCCATGCCGACTACAAGTGCATGATCAACAaagcacttcagcagcacgcttacccggttcctgttgtccaccacctgctgcattccctgggtgagggtaaggtcttcgctaagctggaccttgcccaagcctatcaacaactgcccgtcgacGATGCCACCGCTAAAGCCCAGgcgatcgtcacccaccgaggggcattccatTGCTGCCGTTTGCAGTtcagggtgagtgtggctcctggcatcttccaaagccttatggagcgtctcctgcaagggcttccaggCGTGGTGCCGTATTTCAACGACATCTTGGTGTACGCAGACTcgcaccagcagctgttcgagcgcctccacgccgtgctgaccaggtttcAGGAGGCTGGGCTCAAGGTAAAgaaggagaagtgccagatcgctgttccacaggtggagttcctgggctatcttaccGATGCCTCCGGCCTTCACCTGCCAACATCCAAGATCcacgctatccagcaggcccccatcccaaagaacaagatggAGTTGCAGGCGTTACTGGGACTGAACTTTtgtaacatgttcctgccccacaaagcgaTGGTAGccgagcctcttcaccgactcctcagcatgaagacaccttggtcctggggtcatcgggagacgccggccttcaacgcggtcaaggctctcctttcattggacagtgtgctggtatacagtacagtgaagccaggccgctggtccttgcctgcgacacctcaccttttggcatcagcGCTGTCCTCAGTCACcattttccagacggaagagaagcaccgctcgcctacttttccgGGACGCTATCTCCGACCAAACGGActtacagccagctcgacaaggaggcactggcagttgtagctggagtgaagaggttccatgaatacctctacggCAGGACTTTCAACCTTATCACCGACCACAAGCCGCTCgtgggcctcctcgccggtgattGACCAACTCCACCGGTTCTCTTGCCGCggatgctgcgatggactgttttcctggctgcctaccactaccagcttgtccatcgcccggggaaatcgatgggccatgccgacaCCCTCAGCCATTGCCCTCTTCCagtgtttgtggaagacccggctcctgctTCAGTTTCCTTCAGTCAGAGGGGGATTCAAACATAGCCCTGCATTGTTACTGATGTTAATGCTTAGTAGAAAATAAAAAGTCTTATAAAGTTTATATTTCTTGGTGGAAGGTGAAGAGGTGCCCCATATGCAGATGGGCTGAAGTGGACATATGAATGTGAATTGTTgtactgaccttaaacccttgaGATATAAGTGgggtattttttaaagcattatatgtgtatttacttttatttatttatttatttatttagttggcAAGGGATGACATTGCCAGGAGATCCTGTGACCAATTTGCTCCTGGGCTCCTCATAGTGTTAAAAATACCATTTTCCTGAATGGTGAGTAAAGGCTACTGACAGTCAGGGGAGAACTCCATCTGGCCTGAACAGGCCAGAGGAGGTGACAAGGAAAATTAGAAAGATAAAggttaatatatttaaaataataaactgggaatacagtagtacctcaggttaagtacttaatttgttccggaggtccattcttaacctgaaactgttcttaacctgaagcaccactttagctaatggggcctcctgctgatgccatgccgccagagcacgatttctgttctcatcctgaagcaaagttcttaacctgaaacactatttctgggttagcggagtctgtaacctgaagcgtatgtaacctgaagcatatgtaacctgaggtaccactgaactgtaTAAAGAAATGGGATAATAGGAGGTAAAAGAAGAAGTAGGGATAAAATAAGTTGGCAGTTTGTGTGGAGGATAAGATAGAAGTATGAAAAATggggagaaatgggagctcaATACCATTTGCATCTGGCACAGATTTCTTAATGGCTCGTCACCTTCCTTTGTTCAATTAACAACTCATACTTAGTGGCCATTATCCGGTTGAAAAGGCTACTGGATTGAGGATTCAGAgggcttgattaaattctaaccctATACTGATTCCAGGAATTTAGGACagccccccaacaacaacaacaaaaactataaaaatacaaaactccATCAACCAtacttcataaggcttggtgatGCCCAAAGTGATTTTACATCTTTATTAGTAAAACAGGATCACAGGCATGGACTAAGTCGTTCAGAGGCAAGTTTAAAAGTTCCTGGAGTTTGCAGAAAGATTGCTTGGAGGGCCAGAGAATAGAGACTACCTTCAGAGAGTCATGTAGGGGGAGCTCAAGGAGAGATGAGCAATGCTAAAACCTTAAATAGGTTTGCAGGGGTTCCAAAAGTGTGTCTAGACAAGTTGGCATGCTGGCCAATGAGAAGGGGTCAAAATGAGAGAATGAAATCTAGGTAGGTGTGCTTAGGCATAGTTTCTAGAGAGAAGACCACAGTAATGTAAAACAGATGTTTCTGATAAGAAGTCTGTTGGGccacacaaacaaacaaggatCACTCATCCTGAAGGCTGGTCCTCCTGAATAGCTTTATCTATCAGAAGGAGTGACTTcctgattctatggttctatctgGTCTGCATCTACATTTCTATAGAATTTCTGGTGGGATTTCTTTTGAAGCCTGCCTCCATAGCTCCATGAAGGGACTTTTAGATGCAAAAATCCTGCATATGGTGACCTTTTGTTTACCCTtcattttacctttttaccaaccTAGCTTCCTGGTGAGTAAATCAAGGCAATTTCTGGTTCCTCATGACCTCACTGGTAAGAAGGTAAAGCATAGAGAAATCAAACTATAAGACTGTGCATATTGTCAAGGTGGGATGGTCTTTTCTCATGGTGCTTTGCTTGAGCCAAACCCatctagatatagatagataaagatagatagatgacgtATAAATGCCATATAGAAAGGTTAGCCTAATAAAAGTATTGCCCAGCTAGGGTtaccacctttgttctggcaaaatacagggcaGGGAAGGGCAGTTGGTGGCAATTTTTCCATCTCGTGCTAAAGTGACTAATTTTTTCCACATACTTCTAATTGATTTTCATACAATTTAACCAATTCAGGTtcagtgacttcaaagcaatccatcgcaatctattgcagcctaacaggatggcccctTTGGAatttgtgtcacacacacacacacacgaatttgTATATCTttctgtgcttggctacccagagccAAGCATACATGACCTTTCAACTCCTTTTCAAACACAAGCATTTGGAGAGAATCCCTAACTTGGCAAAgagagttacagataggtagccgtgttggtctgccatagtcaaaacaaaaaaaattttttccttccagtagcaccttaaagaccaactaagttagttcttggtatgagctttcgtgtgcatgcacacttcttcagatacacatctgaagaagtgtatctgaagaagtgtgcatgcacacgaaagctcataccaagaactaacttagttggtctttaaggtgctactggaaggaaatttttttttttttgttttggcaaagagagagagagggagagagagagacctgaaaTATCAATACAGGACATAGCATTTTGCATTGAAATGCTTGACAAccctgtattatacaggacaggtggcaaccctatgcCCAACTGTGggtttgggatttatttatttatttgctgcgcTAACTTGGGCTCATTGAACGGGTTGCAATTTCACACTGAAACTTTCTCTGAACCCTCTCGGTCCAGGAGCGGCCACTGCGCGCCATCCGGCTGCCCGCTGCGCCAAGCTGGATGCTTTCTAGCTGGCAAGCGCTAGCACGGACTGCTCTTAGGCTCTGAACAGCGCACTTCCATGCAAGCGCCACAAGCCCCGCATTCGCAAGCACCGCTGGGGGAACCGTAGAGGAAGGCAGGGCCCAGATCCCGACAGCCGGTCTGTGGCGGtgcatgctgggagttgtagtttcagaCGCACGCGACCGGAGGGGTTTGCAAGGCAGCTTCCGAGCAGCTGGAAGTGGACGAGGCCCTCCTCGCTGGGATGCCGGCGCCCGTGCTCTGCGCGAGTTGCGGGTCCCGGCGCGCCGCGCTCCGCCGCCCTAAGACGGGCCAGGCGCTGTGCCGGGAGTGCTTCGTGGCGGCCTTCGAGGCGGAGGTGCACGGCACCGTGGTGTCGGCGCGGCTCTTCCAGCCGGGCGAGACGGTGGCCATCGGGGCGTCGGGGGGCAAGGACTCCACGGTGCTGGCGCACGTGCTGCGGCTGCTCAACGAGCGCCACGGCTACGGGCTACGCCTGCTGCTGCTCTCCGTGGACGAGGGCATCGCCGGCTACCGGGACGACTCGCTGGCCGCCGTGCGCCGCAACCAGGGCCGCCTGGGGCTGCCGCTGCACGTGGTCTCCTACCAGGAGCTCTACGGCTGGAGCATGGACCGCATCGTCCGTCACGTCGGCCTCAAGAACAACTGCACCTTCTGCGGGGTCTTCCGGCGGCAGGCGCTGGACCGAGGCGCCGCCTTGCTCGGGGCTGACAAGATCGCCACAGGTGCGGGGACGGGGGTGGAGGGGGCGGCCGGGTTGGGGCGCTCCGGGGGCGGCGGGGCTCCCGACGTCCATCAGCGCCGGCCGGTGTGGTCAGCCGTCTGGGGTGATGGGGTCTGTAGCCCAACAGCACCCGGAGGGCCACGGCTTATCCATCTCCGTCTAAAGAGCTTCTGAGCAACTGCAGAGGGCACGGCAATAACGAAGCTCTTGCGGTGCCACAACCTTAACTCAGGAATACATAACTATTTATTGGGAGCACTTTTACTCCCCTATTTCAAGTTAGAGACTTCtaagtcatagaattatagagttggaagggacttccgGGGTCACCtgatccagccccctgcaaatgcaggaatctccactaaaagcatccatgacagatggccgttcaacctctgcttaaaaacctccaaggaaggagagttcaccaccttccagcagagtccattccactgtcaggacagctcttaccatcagacaGTTCTACCTGAtgtcaaaatctccttttttgtaacttgaattcattggtaCGCGTTCTTCTGTCCAGGGCATGAGacaacaagcttgccccatcctCCTTGTGagaagccctttagatatttgagaaAAAGGGTCCCAGAACCAGTTGcaaatattattagtattataataataataatacatttcccccccctttctaatattttattttctgttcttcCATTTTACAATAttcaacaataaatataaatccaCACAAATCCAATGATATTTTCTGCAACTTCCCTATCTCCCTTTCTTGcggtttcttatttttctatcAAATTCTTACTACATATCTTAATTTATCCTTTTTGCCATTTTATCCTTTTTAATTCCCTTAGATTTCTTACTGCTCATGCTTATATCAGTCCTAACgtttttaattgtttgcaatttattttcatatattcaataaatttcccccattctattATAAAGAGTCTATCATCTTGATCTCTTaatcttctggtaagttttgccatctctgcatattccatcaggccattggtcatactggcagaccctgatgggtgttggagtttgGAGGGTCACATGTTCCCCACAATTGCCCTATTTAGAGATTGCTGCTGCTGCGACTGTTCCCTGGTGCAATATACGTACGCGCAAACACACattaaatatataatacattaaatatTATCTATAAGCAAGACAGCTACtcatttgcttttcatttctccCTTGAGTAAGCCCAAACCGCTTTGTCTTACTCTCTTTACATAGTGAGACCATGCAACCCTCCCCATCCCCGTTTCTAAGCCCAATGTGATTTTTGGGGTGAGGAAGGACTTTGCTTTGCATGCTTCTCCGTATGACCAATAGCCctactagatcagaccaaaggcccatctagtccagcatcctgttctcgcactGACCAACCAAGTGCTTGCTGGAAACCCACAGCCAGCACAAAGCAAAAGGGGTGCTTGGCCGCAGTTCGTGGCCTTTGGTTAGGGGCCCAACTGATGGGCATGCTGGGAAAGAAATTGGGACGGTCAAGGTGGCTGAAGGAAACCTCCAGGGAGCAAAAAACGACCAAAGTTAGCCTCAATGAGGCAGAAGGCTGATGACCAGCTTCTTCCTGCTTGCTTTTCAAGAGCTGTAACTGCCCTTCCGAGTTAGGTCTTATTCCAGACTCAGCAGGCATTGCTGAAGGCATGGCCCCTTGTTTGCTCTATGTAGTTGACTCTGGAGCTATAGGCAAACTTCAGGATGGCAGGATCTATTTAGTGCATTTTAATTTACTCAAATCCTGAGGTCCACCAGCCAGGGCCTGATGCAGAAAAGAGTCGCTCAGGGGCACAGATATACGCAGGTGGTGTTAGTAGGTGGCCTCTTGTGCTGGGCCCTAGATCGCTGACCCTTCCCTCCCTGATTCTTTTTCATTGAACTTTTGCTTGCAGGGAGGCTGGGCTCATTGCAAAGCACAGTACAACCCACCAGCTTAATTTGCCCAAAGGCCACCTTTACAGGGAGATGGGGCGGCATTTGCCTGGTTTCCTGGCGCCCTTGTTGCTGCAGGTTACTGGAAGCAGAAACAGTGAGGTGATGGAGCGTTCAACACTGTGGAGATGCACCAGGTTGGCTCTGCGGGTGCATTAGCACAATGCTGACCTGCCAAGCGCTTCACGTTTCTCCCTCTCTGTAAACTGTAGTGATGCTTCTGCCAGGAGGCCAGATAAGCGTAGACACACAATTGATCCGTACATGTAAAGTAGCATATCCAAACACTATGCCCATTTCCACTGCAGGCCTGCACCCCGACTCCTTTTAAATACCTAGCAACAACCCTGCATCCACTTAGAATTAAGGATCTGGGGGCTCCTGAGTGCatttaattaagaaaaaaaattcacTCGATTATGTTAACAAGAAAGGCAACCACAGAGAACCACCAACGCAGTTTGCCTCCATCTGGAATTCCTAATTGGTGCTTATAAATATTAAGGATAGATTGTAACTTATAATTATTTGTATATTGCTGAATGGTTATTGTTATTGGCTTACTGAGatggtttaaaagaaaagaaaaataaaaaaggggggaattcaCTCCTGGTTTTTCCCTAAGCTCTCTACATCTGCctactttttggggtggggggaggaatatAATAGAGCTAGTTCAATATAGTGCTTGGAGTGCTGGAGTAGAACCTGGgaaacaagggttcaaatcctcaccaaCCCAAGATGCTTCTCATCCTATCCTACCTTGCAGGTTGATGTGGGGAGTAAATGGGGAGCGGGGAGAACCATGTCCGTCACTTTGAACTGCTTGGATAAAAAGGTGGGGTCTAAgtgcaataaagaagaagaaaactttttAGCTAATGCTATAGTTAAATAATTGGAAATCCACATCCCTTGTGAATCTGCTGCTAATTGTACTTAGAAATCGACCGGCAGATCTTGATCTTCATTCTGCCTATATCAAGGATAGCCAGGAAGGTGCGTGTCCTGTTGACTTGTACTACTGTTGTCTGATTCATTCTTTAGGTCATAACGCAGATGACATCGCTGAGACGGTGCTGATGAACTTCCTGCGGGGGGACGTTGGGCGCCTCCGGCGCTGCGCGGACATACTGACGGGAAGCGAGGGGCAGCTGCCGCGCTGCAAGCCGCTGAAGCACGCCTATGAGAAGGAGATTGTGCTTTACGCTTACTTCCAAGGCTTGGACTACTTCAGCACCGAGTGCGTGTACTCCCCCAATGCCTACCGCGGACACACCCGCGCCCTGCTCAAAGACCTCGAAGCCACGCGGCCCAGCACGGTGGCTGACCTGGTGCACTCGGGCGAGCGGCTGGCGGTGCGCGATGATGTCCGCATGCCCACCCAGGGCACCTGCCAGCGGTGCGGCTACCTCTCCAGCCAGCCCCTCTGCAAAGCTTGCTTGCTGCTGGAAGGGCTCAATCGTGGACTCCCTCGGCTGGGCATCGGCAAGACCAGCCGGCTGCAGAAAGCTTTGctgggcggggagaagccagaaaCCAGCTTACAGGAAGAGGAAGGCCCTCGGCAAGCAAAGCGAGGCCCTCGGGCCATAGACTTCTGAGCCTGTCCCTACCCAtggttctcatcatccctgacagttagccattctggctgcagcagttgtctcaacaacaactggagggtttCATTTAAAATCAAATTATATTCAATATCAGgggtgtccaactcccaagagactgcgatctactcacagaataaaaaactgtggttgttgagctttttttagggaggaaaatGACAAAAATGAGTAAAGGGGAACAGTCGTTCACCAAAAAATCGCTGAGAAAACAGTCTGTCAAGCAGCGAAAACTCCGTCTTCCGTTCTAACAATCATGCAAAAATGGAGGACGGGGCGAGGAGGAGGGGCCGGATGTTCTGATGCCAACAAAAAGGAGTCCGCGACCGACAGTGATCTACTGGAACCTtttgatcgacctgttggacactcCTGTTCTATTTTATCTATTTCCTACTGGTCTAAGAGcagggacattattattattattattattattattattattattattattattatatttttggttgaaagccagggtataaacaaataaacaaaatttaCCCAAAAAAATAGCGTGTGCTCATGTTTCTTTAACTGTTAGCAGACTAACCAATCTCTGTGTTGATTCTGTCTGTATATTCTGGCTTTCCTGATTAAGACCAAGATGCACCTATTTTGTAATTCTTGGTGAAAAGGTGGCAATAATGAGCAGCTACTTGTGAACCCAATAGAAACAGGCCAATGATTTTCCAGGGTCTGCCTTCCAGCCACAACTTTTCCCTTTGTACAACAGGGGTGGGTGGCCTGGAAATTCGAGACACTGTTGGACTCTGACATCCCATCACTCCTGATTTATCCTacctggggctcatgggagttggagtccaatgatgtCTGAAGGACCAGA contains:
- the CTU1 gene encoding cytoplasmic tRNA 2-thiolation protein 1; amino-acid sequence: MPAPVLCASCGSRRAALRRPKTGQALCRECFVAAFEAEVHGTVVSARLFQPGETVAIGASGGKDSTVLAHVLRLLNERHGYGLRLLLLSVDEGIAGYRDDSLAAVRRNQGRLGLPLHVVSYQELYGWSMDRIVRHVGLKNNCTFCGVFRRQALDRGAALLGADKIATGHNADDIAETVLMNFLRGDVGRLRRCADILTGSEGQLPRCKPLKHAYEKEIVLYAYFQGLDYFSTECVYSPNAYRGHTRALLKDLEATRPSTVADLVHSGERLAVRDDVRMPTQGTCQRCGYLSSQPLCKACLLLEGLNRGLPRLGIGKTSRLQKALLGGEKPETSLQEEEGPRQAKRGPRAIDF